One part of the Hydra vulgaris chromosome 01, alternate assembly HydraT2T_AEP genome encodes these proteins:
- the LOC136074656 gene encoding uncharacterized protein LOC136074656 produces the protein MDENSSCSKSAPNSMRWTGDHDVFFLREILLHEPNQFKKGSIERGKSWEKIASVLNSTSQPFFKVKSRAVRDRLNVLIENHKKKTRDEEKASGIDVIESEVDIAVADIIDRFKEADEAHTSQSDAKKLKEVDDHSKAAEMRKRSMETLSETNERNKGKASKRTRNNGSETII, from the exons ATGGATGAAAACAGTTCTTGTTCAAAAAGTGCaccaaa ttCAATGAGATGGACAGGGGATCATGATGTGTTTTTTCTTCGTGAAATTTTGTTACATGAACCAAACCAGTTCAAAAAAGGGTCCATAGAAAGAGGGAAAAGTTGGGAAAAGATTGCGAGTGTTCTTAATTCTACAAGTcaaccattttttaaagttaagtcACGAGCTGTAAGAGAtcgtttaaatgttttaattgaaaaccataaaaaaaaaaccagagATGAAGAAAAGGCATCTGGAATTGATGTCATAGAATCAGAGGTTGATATAGCTGTTGCAGATATAATCGATAGATTCAAAGAAGCAGATGAAGCACACACATCGCAAAGTGatgccaaaaaattaaaagaagttgaCGATCACAGTAAAGCTGCAGAAATGCGAAAGCGTAGTATGGAAACTTTATCTGAAACTAATGAAAGAAACAAAGGAAAAGCATCCAAGCGTACAAGAAATAATGGTTCAGAAACTATTATATAG
- the LOC136074655 gene encoding uncharacterized protein LOC136074655, with product MIRGVTLHLWEDSNLLSSRLNVTVKRADKRQNLHEIQDQIGVHPLPLYHRRQVHICDFHREQAWERWLSNSVNECCLVKDRVKEKPHAIAYAKTKKICQKEVHELEELHEWKSNPKLSEYLKNTWLCIQKRWVFAYRQDRLLLSVNTNNGIERQNQSFKYSFLEKRKNSSITSMLTICIEEFLSHKYDSYCDKNRMAPTSYKKYKKTYLNI from the exons ATGATCCGAGGAGTTACGCTGCATCTTTGGGAAGATTCAAATCTCTTGTCAAGTCGTTTAAATGTGACTGTAAAAAGAGCTGACAAGCGTCAGAATCTCCATGAAATTCAGGATCAGATTGGTGTACATCCTCTTCCTCTATATCACA GACGTCAGGTACACATTTGTGATTTTCATCGTGAACAAGCTTGGGAACGGTGGCTTTCTAATTCTGTGAATGAATGTTGCTTGGTGAAAGATAGAGTTAAGGAGAAACCTCATGCTATAGCATatgcaaaaaccaaaaaaatttgccaaaaaGAGGTTCATGAGTTAGAAGAGTTACACGAGTGGAAAAGTAACCCAAAATTAtcagaatatttgaaaaacacttGGTTGTGTATTCAAAAG agaTGGGTGTTTGCCTACCGGCAAGATCGTCTCTTGTTGAGTGTTAATACCAACAATGGCATTGAAAGACAGAACCAATCTTTCAAATACAGTTTcctagaaaaaagaaaaaattcttcaatAACATCTATGCTAACCATTTGCATTGAAGAATTCCTCTCTCACAAATATGACAG CTATTGTGATAAAAACAGAATGGCGCCTACatcatacaaaaaatacaaaaaaacatacctGAATATTTAA